The following proteins are co-located in the Solanum pennellii chromosome 1, SPENNV200 genome:
- the LOC107028807 gene encoding dirigent protein 22-like codes for MAKLILQIFTISLFLSLVAFRATGEEDNYIFEKSINKKPTRLRKEKFSHFRFYWHDILSGSKPTSMMIIPPPKNTTTGFGQMNMIDNALTLGPKLSSKIVGRAQGFYGAASLNDVGLMMVMNFAFIEGKYNESTFTILGRNPVFEKVREMAVIGGSGLFRFARGYVQASTHSWDFKTGDATVQYDAYVLHY; via the coding sequence ATGGCCAAACTAATACTCCAAATCTTCACCATTTCCCTCTTCCTTTCTCTGGTGGCCTTTCGCGCCACCGGAGAAgaagataattatatttttgaaaaatccatAAACAAAAAACCCACAAGGTTAAGAAAGGAAAAATTCAGTCATTTTAGATTTTATTGGCATGATATTCTAAGTGGTTCAAAACCAACATCAATGATGATTATTCCACCACCTAAAAACACAACAACAGGTTTTGGACAAATGAATATGATAGATAATGCCTTAACCTTAGGACCAAAACTAAGTTCCAAGATTGTTGGTAGGGCACAAGGGTTTTATGGTGCTGCTTCACTTAATGATGTTGGGTTAATGATGGTTATGAATTTTGCTTTTATTGAAGGGAAATATAATGAAAGTACTTTTACTATACTTGGTCGGAATCCGGTGTTCGAGAAGGTGAGAGAGATGGCGGTGATCGGAGGGAGTGGGCTTTTCCGATTTGCTAGAGGATATGTTCAAGCTAGTACTCATTCATGGGATTTCAAAACTGGAGATGCTACTGTTCAGTATGATGCTTATGTCTTGCATTATTGA